A single window of Okeanomitos corallinicola TIOX110 DNA harbors:
- the holA gene encoding DNA polymerase III subunit delta, with product MIVLLTGDDEYAIQSQLNQYKAEIDFQWLSLSYHRFSDNQLDKALSVARTRSLTDGKKLVIVENCHLKQWGDPELATLQQLVQLPNSTILVFVANNVDKRLKVYKHLVKYAKLLEFSLIPPWRYDLIEQAIVSLAVKLYTNPTDNAVTAKKIKLLLSEDAVTYLAQAIGNDMTRAASELRKLSIYAQGRKLELGEVQELVPCQTQNSLQLAAAMREGKSHKVLQLLDDLLSRSEPFMVIISTLLTQFRTWLWVKSAIVSGVKKDGELAQVCNISNPHRIYYLRQEVANTNINALAGAVTMILDLEMSIKRGADGRDLLVVILGVCRLFQVV from the coding sequence ATGATTGTTTTGCTAACTGGTGATGACGAATACGCGATTCAGTCACAGCTAAACCAGTACAAAGCAGAGATTGATTTTCAATGGCTGAGTTTATCTTATCACCGATTTTCAGATAATCAGCTTGATAAGGCTTTGAGTGTGGCTCGTACTCGTTCCCTGACTGATGGTAAAAAACTGGTAATTGTGGAAAATTGCCACCTCAAGCAGTGGGGTGATCCTGAGTTGGCAACTTTGCAACAGTTGGTGCAATTGCCTAATTCAACAATTTTGGTGTTTGTGGCTAATAATGTGGATAAGCGGCTAAAGGTTTACAAACATTTGGTTAAGTATGCCAAGTTGTTAGAGTTTTCGTTGATACCACCTTGGCGGTATGATTTGATTGAACAGGCGATAGTTTCTCTTGCTGTAAAACTCTACACGAACCCCACTGATAATGCTGTTACAGCTAAGAAAATTAAACTGCTGTTGTCAGAGGATGCGGTGACATATTTAGCACAAGCTATTGGTAATGATATGACTCGTGCAGCTTCTGAGTTACGCAAATTGTCTATTTATGCTCAGGGTAGAAAATTGGAGCTTGGGGAGGTACAGGAGTTAGTGCCATGTCAAACTCAGAATAGCCTACAATTGGCTGCGGCTATGCGTGAAGGAAAAAGCCATAAAGTTTTGCAATTGTTGGATGATTTACTGTCTCGTTCTGAGCCTTTTATGGTGATTATCAGCACTCTTTTAACGCAGTTTAGAACTTGGTTATGGGTGAAGTCTGCCATTGTTTCTGGGGTGAAGAAGGATGGTGAATTAGCTCAAGTTTGTAATATCAGTAATCCTCATCGTATTTACTATTTGCGTCAGGAGGTAGCAAATACAAATATCAATGCTTTGGCTGGGGCGGTAACGATGATTTTGGATTTGGAGATGTCTATTAAGAGGGGTGCTGATGGTAGGGATTTGTTGGTGGTGATTCTTGGTGTTTGTAGGTTGTTTCAGGTAGTTTAA
- the cas2 gene encoding CRISPR-associated endonuclease Cas2: MLVLVVYDIPNDKRRTKLSNFLEGYGRRVQFSVFECFLNLDEMGELYERVKKLVKPAEDNVRFYWISQEAVSRVLTIGGESPQPPPKYYVI, encoded by the coding sequence ATGTTAGTTCTAGTAGTGTATGATATTCCTAATGATAAAAGGCGGACTAAGTTATCTAATTTTTTAGAAGGTTATGGCCGCCGAGTACAGTTTTCTGTGTTTGAATGTTTCCTTAATTTAGATGAAATGGGAGAACTTTATGAACGGGTGAAAAAGCTGGTTAAACCTGCTGAAGATAATGTGCGGTTTTATTGGATATCTCAGGAGGCTGTTAGTAGGGTGTTAACTATCGGTGGCGAATCTCCCCAACCACCGCCAAAGTATTACGTTATCTAG
- a CDS encoding cytochrome c peroxidase, translated as MTCIINIWDFNCGIAYALKSESTEVLSQELKQIIKTAAPNNQGLNYFILPESSELDKIPADPQNPITPAKIQLGQFLFHETALSINPINKKHWQQSSCATCHLAQAGFRPNLAQGLGTGGLGWNKQRHRDPEVSPTEIDKQDVLVPSVLNGAYQEVKMWDGRLGVAGANAKEELIKSNDVNRYQLHGLETQPIDGLAFHKMGLAAIAQIPEYQKLFAQAFPDRPYVGVQEEDNKRAALAIAAYERTLLANQAPLQKWLKGDEKAMSAQEIKGAKIFFSSTCVQCHTGPALSGKDFRAVGFADHPNDFSGLNLGRGAVTKRPEDDFKFKVPQLYNLADSSPYGHGASFQTIREIVEYLNKAEPQKLEAKYAGILSPWFKPLHLNPEQVNDLTAFLETGLRDPNLTRYLPKHIPSGLCFPNNDPESRKQLGCN; from the coding sequence ATGACTTGCATCATAAATATTTGGGATTTTAATTGTGGTATTGCCTATGCTTTAAAATCAGAATCAACAGAAGTTTTAAGTCAAGAATTAAAACAAATAATTAAAACAGCAGCACCTAATAACCAAGGATTAAATTATTTTATCCTTCCCGAATCTTCAGAACTTGATAAAATTCCTGCTGATCCCCAAAATCCCATTACACCAGCAAAGATTCAATTGGGACAATTTTTATTTCATGAAACCGCTTTAAGTATAAACCCAATTAATAAAAAACATTGGCAACAATCAAGTTGTGCAACTTGTCATCTTGCACAAGCTGGTTTTCGTCCTAATTTAGCTCAAGGTTTGGGAACAGGTGGTTTAGGATGGAATAAACAAAGACATCGAGATCCAGAAGTATCACCAACAGAAATAGATAAGCAGGATGTATTAGTTCCTTCTGTATTAAATGGTGCTTATCAAGAAGTAAAAATGTGGGATGGTCGGTTAGGTGTTGCTGGTGCTAATGCTAAAGAAGAATTAATTAAAAGTAACGATGTTAACCGTTACCAGTTACATGGTTTAGAAACTCAACCCATAGATGGTTTAGCTTTTCATAAAATGGGTTTAGCGGCGATCGCCCAAATTCCCGAATATCAAAAATTATTTGCTCAAGCTTTCCCAGATCGTCCTTATGTCGGTGTTCAAGAAGAAGATAATAAACGCGCAGCTTTGGCGATCGCAGCTTATGAACGCACATTACTTGCTAACCAAGCACCATTGCAAAAATGGCTCAAAGGTGATGAAAAAGCCATGTCTGCACAGGAAATCAAAGGAGCAAAAATTTTCTTTAGTTCTACCTGCGTACAATGTCACACCGGACCTGCTTTATCTGGTAAAGATTTTCGTGCTGTGGGTTTTGCAGACCACCCCAACGATTTTAGCGGTCTTAATCTTGGTCGCGGTGCTGTTACTAAACGACCAGAGGATGATTTTAAATTCAAAGTACCACAACTTTACAACTTAGCTGATAGTTCCCCCTATGGTCACGGTGCATCTTTCCAGACAATACGTGAAATTGTCGAGTATTTGAACAAAGCAGAACCGCAAAAATTAGAAGCCAAATACGCAGGTATTTTAAGTCCTTGGTTTAAACCCTTACATTTAAACCCAGAACAAGTAAATGATTTAACTGCTTTTTTGGAAACAGGTTTGCGTGACCCAAATCTAACTCGCTATTTACCCAAACACATTCCTAGCGGTCTATGCTTCCCCAATAATGACCCCGAATCACGAAAACAATTAGGTTGTAATTAA
- a CDS encoding type III-B CRISPR module-associated Cmr3 family protein, with the protein MSIIIKNKSVKFTHLIIIQPLGFLYGSAGKFLSPENLVGRSGTSFPPSSAVLSGVFAYYHQQNQDTFNLNLLHLAGPFWAENNKPQNFYVPTPFNCLVKKGTNQISDLLTWNGTEWLNQQGEQITGKFPKGTWTNISDWHNFNWLNKTVWMKSEEDDDDNNHSNNYEPWRFLPHLHPRMDTEQRTVNKDVSQGSLFLENAVQLAPDICLIYLSNTPIKDGWYRFGGESHIVEITCEPLSTETQELLNQPVGKNFALITPGVWGSNRLSQRQPINLETGNLEKYQQEDPEKTEITNWHVETLMTERAIPFRYRLGNNQNNQNQPQHKPHTPKLLSRGRYAVPAGTVYVLETEINQSWQEWPEDWFPKEGPSLKRWGCGLALPLENVCSSNS; encoded by the coding sequence ATGTCAATAATCATAAAAAATAAATCTGTAAAGTTTACCCATCTCATTATCATTCAACCTTTAGGTTTTTTATATGGTAGTGCAGGTAAATTTCTTTCGCCAGAAAATTTAGTAGGACGTTCAGGAACTAGCTTTCCTCCCAGTAGTGCAGTATTATCCGGTGTCTTTGCATATTACCATCAACAAAATCAAGATACCTTTAATCTAAATTTACTGCATCTTGCTGGACCATTTTGGGCAGAAAATAACAAACCTCAAAATTTTTATGTTCCCACACCTTTTAACTGTTTAGTGAAAAAAGGAACAAATCAAATTAGTGATTTATTAACCTGGAATGGTACAGAATGGTTAAACCAACAAGGTGAACAAATCACAGGGAAATTTCCTAAAGGTACATGGACAAATATTAGTGATTGGCATAATTTCAACTGGTTAAATAAAACAGTGTGGATGAAATCAGAAGAAGATGATGATGATAATAACCACAGCAATAATTATGAACCTTGGCGATTTTTACCCCATTTACACCCCAGAATGGATACAGAACAACGCACAGTTAATAAAGATGTATCACAGGGTAGTTTATTTTTAGAAAATGCCGTACAATTAGCTCCAGATATTTGTTTAATTTACCTATCCAACACACCTATAAAAGACGGTTGGTATCGCTTTGGAGGAGAAAGTCACATAGTAGAAATTACCTGTGAACCATTATCTACAGAAACTCAAGAATTACTAAATCAACCAGTAGGAAAAAACTTTGCTTTAATCACTCCTGGAGTCTGGGGTTCTAACCGTTTATCTCAAAGACAACCTATTAATTTAGAAACAGGTAATCTTGAAAAATATCAACAAGAAGATCCTGAAAAAACCGAAATCACAAATTGGCATGTGGAAACTTTAATGACAGAACGTGCTATACCTTTTCGTTATCGTTTAGGAAACAATCAAAATAATCAAAATCAACCCCAACATAAACCCCATACTCCTAAATTATTATCTCGTGGAAGGTATGCTGTACCTGCGGGAACAGTGTATGTTTTAGAAACAGAAATTAACCAATCTTGGCAAGAATGGCCAGAGGACTGGTTTCCCAAAGAGGGACCATCATTAAAACGGTGGGGTTGTGGTTTAGCTTTACCTTTAGAAAATGTTTGTAGTTCAAATAGCTAA
- a CDS encoding NYN domain-containing protein: MMNPRRVMILADGDNAFMAAQNFNRKINWHKLRDYLADPKEGRELIEIVIYLGLPPAKDRFEEQRKAKERFIYWAKSNGFLVVAKEGKAKGDDYENNVDVVMAMDAIELALEVKPDIVVLVTGDSDFAYLAEKLRRRGIRVEVASVEQSLGSELKNAANSIVDLTEVFDQFDQHDVNQNYHRIGHNNIFD; the protein is encoded by the coding sequence ATGATGAATCCACGCCGAGTCATGATACTCGCAGATGGCGATAACGCTTTCATGGCTGCTCAAAACTTTAACCGCAAAATCAACTGGCACAAACTCAGAGACTATTTAGCAGATCCCAAAGAAGGGAGAGAACTAATAGAAATAGTCATTTATTTAGGCTTACCACCAGCAAAAGATAGATTTGAAGAACAAAGAAAAGCCAAAGAAAGATTTATATATTGGGCAAAAAGTAACGGCTTTTTAGTAGTAGCTAAAGAAGGAAAAGCCAAAGGTGATGACTATGAAAATAACGTTGATGTTGTCATGGCGATGGATGCCATAGAACTAGCATTAGAAGTTAAACCAGACATCGTTGTATTAGTCACCGGCGACTCTGATTTTGCATATTTAGCCGAAAAACTCAGAAGGAGAGGAATCAGAGTAGAAGTAGCTTCCGTAGAACAATCATTAGGTAGTGAATTAAAAAACGCCGCTAATAGCATTGTTGACTTAACCGAAGTTTTTGATCAATTTGATCAACATGATGTTAACCAAAATTACCATCGCATAGGACATAACAACATTTTTGATTAA
- a CDS encoding ISKra4 family transposase (programmed frameshift) yields MTPEEKKELDAHVKAIAKILYKNTPPEKIETFEGIETAVRDQVLEHVSPKIAFFVGEKTGTTRGRSRTIRSCLGKIIITKQQAARMGIEPYRRFSPLLEKCCLLLAANESFQNAEQDLKVMTGIEVGHSTYHRQVQKLDTSPPNVKQKLTEVCLDGGKVRIRSQEKGKPAYWKEYKTGRLQGIYYGAFFQDNLSLTNWVNSQNIAKTLYCLGDGHDGIWNLFAEIADTDRRQEILDWYHLKENLYKIQATKKFLVDIEAELWHGQVEAAITKLNKCKYVGATQFINYLRKHRSRLVNYMYFQAEQLSSIGSGAVESAVKQIDKRLKIVGAQWKYENIPSILSLRCSYLNGFLAPAWG; encoded by the exons ATGACCCCAGAAGAAAAAAAAGAACTAGATGCACACGTAAAAGCCATCGCCAAAATCCTGTATAAAAACACGCCACCAGAAAAAATAGAAACCTTTGAAGGAATCGAAACAGCCGTCAGAGACCAAGTATTAGAACACGTCAGCCCGAAAATAGCC TTTTTTGTCGGAGAAAAGACGGGAACAACAAGAGGACGCAGCCGAACCATAAGAAGTTGTCTGGGGAAAATAATCATCACCAAACAACAAGCCGCAAGAATGGGAATTGAGCCATATAGAAGGTTTAGCCCATTACTAGAAAAGTGCTGTTTATTACTAGCAGCCAACGAATCATTCCAAAATGCAGAACAAGACCTCAAGGTAATGACCGGAATAGAAGTAGGTCATAGCACCTATCATCGTCAAGTGCAGAAATTGGATACATCCCCACCGAATGTCAAACAGAAATTAACAGAAGTCTGTCTAGATGGCGGAAAAGTCAGAATCCGCTCACAAGAGAAAGGAAAACCTGCGTACTGGAAAGAGTATAAAACGGGCAGATTACAGGGAATATATTACGGAGCATTCTTTCAGGATAATCTCTCCCTCACCAATTGGGTTAATAGTCAAAACATCGCAAAAACACTTTACTGTTTAGGAGATGGACATGATGGTATTTGGAATTTATTTGCAGAAATAGCCGACACCGATAGAAGACAAGAAATTTTAGACTGGTATCATTTGAAAGAAAACCTGTATAAAATACAAGCCACAAAAAAATTCTTAGTAGATATTGAAGCCGAACTGTGGCACGGACAAGTAGAAGCAGCAATCACCAAGCTGAACAAATGTAAATATGTGGGAGCAACCCAGTTCATCAACTATCTACGTAAACACCGAAGTAGATTAGTAAACTATATGTACTTCCAAGCGGAACAATTAAGCTCCATTGGTTCTGGAGCAGTGGAGTCAGCAGTGAAACAAATAGATAAACGACTGAAAATTGTGGGAGCGCAGTGGAAGTACGAAAATATACCATCAATCTTGTCTCTGCGTTGTTCCTACCTCAATGGTTTCCTAGCACCCGCCTGGGGATAG
- a CDS encoding ThiF family adenylyltransferase, with product MKTTTKNSLHIPPQMWAEIKDYLLKSRRGNEEVFCVIFCQRQQISKHETRYIPKTWVVPSADCYEYQTSSGLVLKQDFHTYLLENHLEPELDIVHIHTHVGYGIPDFSYVDDRHESEYAQFISSNFSKKHRLISGVFDQNLQSYQFRIWDKKGRKFQELKFCNLLFDIAYHPKNTDNNLIDDLMFNRQKIFGEGNQKLLNQLKLGLIGCGGIGAIFTELLGRLGVKNWVLIDPDKLETVNLNRMPGATPEMVQQQWYKVHYVKHLIKKIYPQGSSVKTISATIETELAQQEIASCDLIVVATDNHLSRKTAQEIALKYMRPFVCLGTHIDVKSDNTPRMYCRITIPPLGGGWCLMCGNIINLQRAALESAPNEIHNIAASAGYLEGVNDPAVFWLNSICASTAVGIIHGMVSGFMNVDSGIDWIYDFPGSEWRKTDTEYLHNDDCYFCS from the coding sequence ATGAAAACCACCACCAAAAACTCCCTACATATCCCACCCCAAATGTGGGCAGAAATTAAAGATTATCTCTTAAAATCTCGTCGAGGTAATGAAGAAGTATTTTGTGTCATTTTCTGTCAAAGACAACAAATATCCAAGCATGAAACCCGCTACATTCCCAAAACTTGGGTAGTTCCCAGCGCTGACTGTTATGAATATCAAACCTCTAGCGGATTAGTATTAAAACAGGATTTTCATACCTATCTGTTAGAAAACCATTTAGAACCAGAATTAGATATAGTTCACATTCATACTCATGTCGGTTATGGTATACCAGATTTCTCTTATGTTGATGATAGACATGAATCAGAATATGCTCAATTTATTTCCTCTAATTTCAGTAAAAAACATCGGTTAATTTCTGGAGTATTTGATCAAAATTTACAATCTTATCAATTCCGCATCTGGGATAAAAAAGGCAGAAAATTTCAAGAGTTAAAATTCTGTAATTTATTATTTGATATTGCTTATCATCCCAAAAACACAGATAATAATTTGATTGATGACTTGATGTTTAACCGTCAAAAAATATTTGGTGAAGGTAATCAAAAACTTCTCAATCAATTAAAATTAGGATTAATTGGTTGTGGTGGTATTGGTGCAATATTTACTGAATTATTAGGAAGATTAGGTGTCAAAAATTGGGTATTAATTGACCCAGATAAATTAGAAACCGTCAACCTAAATCGAATGCCAGGGGCAACACCAGAAATGGTACAACAACAATGGTATAAAGTCCATTATGTGAAACATTTGATTAAAAAAATCTATCCCCAAGGTTCATCGGTAAAAACCATCTCTGCAACCATTGAAACAGAATTAGCTCAACAAGAAATAGCCAGTTGTGATTTAATTGTTGTGGCTACAGATAACCACCTTTCCCGGAAAACTGCCCAAGAAATAGCATTAAAATATATGCGTCCCTTTGTATGTTTGGGTACTCATATTGATGTAAAATCAGACAATACTCCGCGAATGTATTGCAGAATTACCATTCCCCCTTTAGGTGGTGGTTGGTGCTTAATGTGCGGTAACATTATTAACTTACAACGCGCTGCTTTAGAATCTGCACCTAATGAAATTCATAATATAGCTGCTAGTGCAGGTTATTTAGAAGGTGTAAATGATCCGGCTGTATTCTGGTTAAATAGTATTTGTGCTAGTACGGCTGTAGGTATTATTCATGGTATGGTAAGCGGTTTTATGAATGTAGATTCTGGTATTGACTGGATTTATGACTTTCCTGGTAGCGAATGGCGCAAAACCGATACTGAGTATTTACACAACGATGATTGTTATTTTTGTAGTTAA
- a CDS encoding type III-B CRISPR-associated protein Cas10/Cmr2 — protein MEKPKKYAKITVITFAPVQGFIEKSRKLRDLYGSSFLISYLAWMLCKTAEVQYQCQVISPALINVIQGTPNQIIIDGDFPENAARNTLNLAWKCVTKACQEWLEDCYQIPRNYKLWNRVWQLWINHTWEFFWVQKENSTIDEARQLLNNCKYQRDWTGINWQGESSTLSGADAIAYPQMDQIADPRQYNYQEQKASIGQFYQAIQQKFGESFIDSREELSLPELVKRIITHQDVSNRLIEKVKKYFLHTENDFYELFKDIQQLAKDLNIDTFKELNRHENNYWTGWFMGDGDEAGKFLKKYPDKTKEFSETMRHWGKNFKDDPPENCRVVYAGGDDFFGIFYDIKTGKQLNPYLCIQEFIKFKEDYWHKPEKKDICASVGFVWTGAGVPQRDVLQHCREAEKSAKSHGRDRIAMRVLFNNGNYIEWVCPWEFLEILNSYEDRNKTQPNFADFWYVLYLLAIAKLLHEEYLQLLDLYFYSLIHKRRLAKPNWTHIYNDIATLESRHAFGKTKKESREIALALIDIYFPSYAEKIRDENNWWNKLNKDEILETGGILGDRTNYTIDNTTNQLDQQKINQAINNWVINLAKIGFHLCS, from the coding sequence ATGGAAAAGCCCAAAAAATACGCCAAGATTACTGTTATTACCTTTGCACCGGTGCAAGGTTTTATTGAAAAATCCCGCAAACTCCGCGATTTATATGGTAGTTCATTTCTCATTTCTTATCTAGCTTGGATGCTATGTAAAACCGCCGAAGTACAATATCAATGTCAGGTAATTTCACCTGCTTTAATTAACGTTATTCAAGGTACACCAAACCAAATTATTATAGATGGTGATTTTCCTGAAAATGCTGCTAGAAATACTTTAAATCTAGCTTGGAAATGTGTGACAAAAGCCTGTCAAGAATGGTTAGAAGACTGTTATCAAATCCCACGTAATTATAAACTTTGGAATCGGGTTTGGCAACTCTGGATTAATCACACTTGGGAATTTTTCTGGGTACAAAAGGAAAATAGTACAATAGACGAAGCACGTCAATTATTAAATAACTGTAAATATCAAAGAGATTGGACAGGTATTAACTGGCAAGGTGAAAGTTCTACTCTTTCTGGTGCTGATGCGATCGCCTATCCACAAATGGATCAAATAGCAGATCCACGACAATATAATTATCAAGAACAAAAAGCATCAATTGGTCAATTTTATCAGGCAATTCAACAAAAATTTGGAGAATCATTTATTGATAGCAGAGAAGAATTAAGTTTACCAGAATTAGTGAAAAGAATAATTACTCATCAGGATGTTTCTAACAGATTAATTGAGAAAGTAAAAAAATACTTTCTACACACAGAAAATGATTTTTATGAATTATTTAAGGATATTCAGCAGTTAGCAAAAGACTTGAATATTGATACATTTAAAGAATTAAACCGCCATGAAAATAACTATTGGACTGGTTGGTTTATGGGTGATGGTGATGAAGCAGGAAAGTTTTTAAAAAAATATCCAGATAAAACCAAAGAATTTAGTGAAACAATGCGACACTGGGGTAAAAATTTTAAAGATGATCCTCCCGAAAATTGTCGGGTAGTTTATGCAGGTGGTGATGATTTTTTTGGGATTTTCTATGATATCAAAACAGGAAAACAATTAAATCCTTATTTATGTATTCAGGAATTTATTAAATTTAAAGAAGATTATTGGCACAAACCCGAAAAAAAAGATATCTGTGCTAGTGTGGGTTTTGTGTGGACTGGTGCAGGTGTTCCCCAAAGAGACGTTTTACAACATTGTCGAGAAGCGGAAAAATCAGCCAAAAGTCATGGACGAGATAGAATAGCCATGAGAGTTTTATTTAACAATGGTAATTATATAGAATGGGTTTGTCCTTGGGAGTTTTTGGAAATATTAAATAGTTATGAAGACAGGAATAAAACGCAACCCAATTTTGCTGATTTTTGGTATGTTTTATATTTGTTAGCTATTGCTAAACTATTGCATGAAGAATATTTACAATTATTAGATTTGTATTTTTATTCCTTGATTCACAAACGCCGTCTAGCAAAACCCAACTGGACACATATCTATAATGATATTGCAACTTTAGAATCTCGTCATGCTTTCGGTAAAACTAAAAAGGAAAGTAGAGAGATAGCATTAGCTTTAATAGATATCTATTTTCCCAGTTATGCAGAAAAGATTAGAGATGAAAATAACTGGTGGAATAAACTAAATAAAGATGAAATTTTAGAAACAGGAGGAATTTTAGGCGATCGCACAAACTACACTATAGATAATACCACCAACCAATTAGATCAACAAAAAATTAATCAAGCTATCAATAATTGGGTAATTAATCTTGCTAAAATAGGATTTCATTTATGCTCGTAG
- the dnaX gene encoding DNA polymerase III subunit gamma/tau encodes MSTVALHQKYRPQTLAELVGQPYIKTALTNAVKHSQIAPAYLFTGSRGTGKTSTARIFAKSLNCLNSKKPTDKPCGICQSCRSIETSNSLDVSEIDAASNNGVDDARALIERCTLAPVAGRYRIFILDESHQLTTQSQNALLKCIEEPPPHVVFILCTTEQHKVLPTIISRCQVFNFRTLSIKTIVQHLRIIADAESIAVDDEGLSAIARLSDGGLRDALQLLGQAGLLHTDITAHHIMEIAGGVTEAELMAILQAISTNNTFNLLQVARELVDSGKTPKLIISNLLQTYRDLLIIKSAPKEQTLLTGCVNYTQLKAFAKHWNFETLNLSLAELQKAENYLRYTVNAGVWLEVCLLNLLPGLLAVETTKTNVKPGHDNKLLPTFGTYTVNKRSEKPGDGGEDSLLPAVVTNTANTTDLLNSDNTANLAQIWQQVMDKAKPNHQKLLAHGHLVKLQGSKAILEVTPAYQKKFESGKEAIAKRSVGIAKMLQRATQSPKPLTVLIKTANLSNNGRVRG; translated from the coding sequence ATGTCTACAGTCGCCCTACATCAAAAATATCGTCCCCAAACTTTAGCAGAATTAGTGGGACAACCTTACATCAAAACTGCTTTAACTAATGCTGTCAAACACTCACAAATTGCCCCAGCTTATTTGTTCACAGGTTCTAGAGGTACTGGTAAAACTTCGACTGCACGCATATTTGCTAAATCTCTCAATTGTCTCAACAGCAAAAAACCAACTGATAAACCTTGTGGAATTTGTCAATCTTGTCGTTCAATTGAAACTAGCAATAGTCTAGACGTGAGTGAAATTGATGCTGCTTCTAATAATGGTGTAGATGATGCTCGTGCTTTAATTGAACGCTGTACTTTAGCACCAGTCGCAGGACGTTATCGAATTTTTATTCTTGATGAATCGCATCAACTCACAACCCAGTCCCAAAATGCTTTACTCAAATGTATTGAAGAACCGCCTCCTCATGTGGTTTTCATTCTTTGCACCACAGAACAGCACAAGGTTTTACCTACTATTATCAGCCGTTGTCAGGTGTTTAATTTCCGCACTTTATCAATTAAAACTATTGTGCAGCATCTCCGTATTATAGCAGATGCGGAATCTATTGCTGTTGATGATGAGGGGTTAAGTGCGATCGCTCGACTCAGTGATGGTGGTTTACGAGATGCGCTGCAATTACTCGGTCAAGCTGGTCTTTTGCATACAGATATCACTGCCCATCATATCATGGAAATTGCTGGGGGTGTGACAGAAGCCGAGTTAATGGCTATTTTACAGGCTATCTCTACTAACAACACTTTTAATTTGCTGCAAGTTGCTAGAGAATTGGTAGACTCTGGGAAAACGCCCAAATTGATTATCTCAAATTTACTGCAAACATATCGAGATTTGTTGATTATCAAATCTGCACCGAAGGAACAAACTTTATTAACTGGTTGTGTCAATTATACCCAACTCAAAGCTTTTGCTAAACACTGGAATTTTGAGACTCTGAATTTGTCTTTAGCGGAGTTACAAAAAGCTGAAAATTATCTGCGGTATACGGTAAATGCGGGCGTGTGGCTGGAGGTTTGTTTACTCAATTTATTGCCTGGTTTATTGGCTGTGGAGACAACGAAAACCAATGTTAAACCAGGGCATGATAACAAATTGTTACCAACATTCGGTACGTACACCGTCAACAAGAGAAGTGAGAAACCTGGAGATGGGGGTGAGGATAGTTTGTTACCAGCAGTTGTCACCAATACTGCTAATACTACTGACCTACTTAATAGCGATAACACTGCTAATTTGGCGCAAATTTGGCAACAGGTGATGGATAAGGCTAAACCCAATCATCAAAAGCTGTTGGCTCATGGTCATTTGGTGAAATTGCAAGGGTCTAAGGCAATTTTAGAGGTGACACCAGCTTATCAGAAAAAGTTTGAGAGTGGTAAAGAGGCGATAGCGAAGCGCTCCGTAGGAATCGCTAAAATGCTGCAACGAGCTACTCAAAGTCCAAAACCCCTGACTGTGTTGATTAAAACTGCCAATCTCAGTAATAATGGGAGGGTCAGAGGATGA
- a CDS encoding transposase, whose amino-acid sequence MPRPKINDTEQDKIARFERISKAITALEKQQAQILKQGTLAPPGAWVARYQVRQNLKKYWYYKLQASAPCFQSATSSKLSKYKHLGKAGTTEHIDAVMSVFRRSVWEELQRIIDTLDECLLDIRSGLEQEEEESQD is encoded by the coding sequence ATGCCAAGACCAAAAATAAACGATACTGAACAAGATAAAATTGCTCGATTTGAGAGGATAAGCAAAGCAATTACAGCTTTGGAAAAACAACAAGCACAGATATTAAAGCAGGGAACACTTGCTCCCCCAGGAGCTTGGGTAGCTCGTTACCAAGTCCGTCAAAACCTGAAGAAATACTGGTACTACAAATTACAAGCGTCTGCTCCTTGCTTCCAGAGCGCCACATCTTCAAAACTGAGTAAATATAAACATTTAGGCAAAGCTGGTACTACTGAGCATATTGATGCTGTGATGTCGGTTTTTCGACGCTCTGTTTGGGAAGAATTACAGAGAATCATTGATACTCTGGATGAGTGTCTTCTCGATATTCGTTCTGGGTTGGAACAGGAGGAGGAAGAGTCGCAAGATTAA